A window of the Tunturibacter empetritectus genome harbors these coding sequences:
- a CDS encoding GNAT family N-acetyltransferase — translation MNASPQTAISIQSLTSLEHLERCVDLQREVWSYSDNDIVPRRVFIVAHRIGGQVLGAFDGQSLIGFAMSLPGYREGKSYLHSYMLAVLQQYQNLGIGRRLKLAQRDDAITRGFDLMEWTFDPLEIRNSHLNINRLGAIVRRYQADFYGPSSSPLQGGLPTDRLYAEWWLRSSHVADLLRGEPQPQEILERITVPHTIYQWKQDAQQRSLARALQGNNRTALESAFQRGLAVVGYERDTQGNGTFLMGPWKNSSEV, via the coding sequence ATGAACGCCAGCCCTCAGACAGCCATCTCCATCCAGTCCCTCACCAGTCTCGAACACCTTGAGCGCTGCGTCGACCTCCAGCGCGAGGTCTGGAGTTACAGCGACAACGACATCGTCCCTCGGCGCGTCTTCATCGTTGCACACCGCATCGGCGGCCAGGTCCTTGGTGCCTTCGACGGCCAGAGCCTCATAGGTTTCGCCATGTCTCTCCCTGGCTATCGCGAGGGCAAATCTTACCTCCACTCCTACATGCTCGCAGTCCTCCAGCAGTACCAAAACCTCGGCATCGGCCGCCGCCTCAAGCTCGCCCAGCGCGACGACGCCATCACCCGCGGCTTTGACCTCATGGAGTGGACCTTCGATCCTCTCGAGATCAGAAACTCGCATCTGAACATCAACCGGCTCGGCGCCATCGTGCGCCGCTATCAAGCAGACTTCTATGGACCCTCCTCCTCCCCTTTGCAGGGTGGCTTGCCCACCGACAGGCTCTATGCAGAGTGGTGGCTGCGCTCCAGCCATGTCGCCGATCTGCTCCGTGGCGAGCCGCAGCCCCAGGAGATCCTCGAACGCATCACCGTTCCCCACACCATCTACCAATGGAAGCAGGACGCTCAGCAACGAAGCCTCGCCAGAGCCCTGCAGGGCAACAACCGCACCGCCCTCGAATCGGCGTTTCAGCGCGGATTGGCCGTCGTTGGGTACGAACGCGACACCCAGGGCAACGGTACCTTCCTCATGGGTCCCTGGAAGAACTCCTCGGAGGTCTGA
- the menC gene encoding o-succinylbenzoate synthase, protein MLNIDAIHLREINLPLAHPFETSFGLTTSRRILLVEIESEGLTAWGECVAGEHPFFSDETIDTAWLLIESELGPRLLEADVECGGSCPAIFHQVRGHRMAKAALENAVWDLESQVKRVPLAKLLGGTRDVISCGVSIGIQPSPAHLMDKIATELAAGYQRIKLKCKPGWDVSIFEAVRNRWPDITLSCDANSVYRMKDLEDLVEWDRFNLLMIEQPLWYDDFYFHAMLQKRLLTSICLDESIRNRRDALAAIAMESCRIINIKVGRVGGFSEAIAIHNVAEERAIPVWCGGMLETGIGRSHNIALSSLPNFSLPGDVSASSRYWTEDIIEPQVTVSERGEITVPTTIGRGFEVQRDRIESLTVRRQTLHAKARVIA, encoded by the coding sequence ATGCTCAACATCGACGCCATTCATCTCCGCGAAATCAACCTGCCGTTAGCGCACCCCTTCGAGACCAGCTTCGGTCTTACCACCAGCCGTCGCATTCTCCTCGTCGAGATCGAATCCGAAGGCCTCACCGCGTGGGGCGAATGTGTCGCCGGCGAGCACCCCTTCTTCAGCGACGAGACCATCGACACCGCCTGGCTCCTCATTGAGTCCGAGCTCGGTCCCCGTCTGCTCGAGGCCGATGTGGAGTGCGGCGGAAGCTGCCCAGCTATCTTCCACCAGGTCCGCGGCCACCGCATGGCCAAAGCCGCCCTCGAAAACGCCGTCTGGGACCTCGAATCGCAGGTCAAACGCGTCCCGCTGGCGAAACTCCTCGGTGGAACCCGTGACGTTATTTCCTGTGGAGTCTCGATCGGCATCCAGCCCTCGCCCGCGCACCTGATGGATAAGATCGCCACTGAACTCGCGGCAGGCTATCAGCGCATCAAGCTAAAGTGCAAGCCAGGCTGGGATGTCAGCATCTTCGAAGCGGTCCGCAACCGCTGGCCCGATATCACTCTCAGTTGCGACGCCAACTCCGTCTATCGCATGAAAGACCTTGAAGACCTCGTCGAATGGGACCGATTCAATCTGCTCATGATCGAGCAGCCTCTCTGGTACGACGACTTCTACTTCCACGCCATGCTGCAGAAGCGCCTCTTGACCTCAATCTGCCTCGACGAATCCATCCGCAATCGCCGCGACGCTCTCGCTGCCATCGCCATGGAGTCCTGTCGCATCATCAACATCAAAGTCGGCCGCGTCGGCGGCTTCAGCGAGGCCATCGCCATCCACAACGTTGCAGAAGAGCGCGCCATTCCGGTCTGGTGCGGCGGCATGCTCGAAACCGGCATCGGCCGATCCCACAACATCGCCCTCTCCTCTCTGCCTAACTTCTCGCTGCCCGGCGACGTCTCCGCCTCCAGCCGCTACTGGACCGAGGACATCATTGAGCCGCAGGTCACCGTCAGTGAACGCGGAGAGATCACCGTGCCCACGACTATCGGCAGAGGATTCGAAGTGCAGCGCGACCGCATCGAGTCTCTCACCGTGCGCCGGCAGACCCTCCATGCCAAGGCTCGCGTCATCGCCTGA
- a CDS encoding bactofilin family protein: protein MKPAEGSTVIGKSVVIRGELSGEEDLYIDGDIEGTITLKESALTIGPNARVRADISVRDVTVFGHLTGNVQATGRVDLRQSAIVNGDILAGRLSIEESAILKGSVELKSNSEGMSKSATPAATHAAPVESGAPLFTQPQA from the coding sequence ATGAAACCAGCAGAGGGTTCCACCGTCATCGGTAAGTCGGTCGTCATTCGAGGAGAACTCTCCGGCGAGGAAGACCTTTACATCGACGGAGACATCGAAGGAACCATCACTCTCAAAGAGAGCGCTTTGACCATCGGACCCAACGCGCGCGTACGGGCCGATATCAGCGTCCGCGACGTCACCGTCTTCGGTCATCTTACCGGCAACGTTCAAGCGACGGGGCGCGTCGACCTCCGTCAGTCGGCGATCGTCAATGGAGACATCCTGGCCGGCCGGCTCAGCATCGAAGAAAGCGCGATCCTGAAGGGAAGCGTCGAGCTCAAATCCAACTCCGAAGGAATGTCCAAGTCCGCCACTCCTGCCGCAACGCACGCCGCTCCAGTCGAGTCCGGCGCTCCTCTCTTCACTCAACCACAGGCATAG
- a CDS encoding class I SAM-dependent methyltransferase — protein sequence MRSLFGGSESTSTQRGGDTGRIPRHSSGWKELLKHLQSQESLRILDIGPTSSTNINYITSLGHSIYMASVVDEASKPEWLTPGEDGQEPRFDVDRFLESNLNFSGRVFDVVIFWDTADYLPEPLIAPVLARIHKVLQPGGLMLAFFHQTSSPETFFCRYHLTDNDVVEMQRAGNYPLLNIFNNRKIENLFSAFSNFRFFLAKDSLREVIITR from the coding sequence ATGCGCAGCCTTTTCGGCGGTAGCGAAAGCACAAGCACTCAACGAGGTGGAGACACCGGCCGCATCCCGCGTCACTCCAGCGGGTGGAAAGAGTTATTGAAGCACCTGCAGTCGCAGGAATCTCTGCGCATTCTCGACATCGGTCCTACCTCGTCCACCAACATTAACTACATCACCAGCCTGGGTCACAGCATATATATGGCGAGCGTCGTAGATGAGGCATCAAAGCCGGAGTGGCTCACTCCCGGCGAAGACGGCCAGGAACCCAGGTTTGATGTCGATCGATTTCTCGAGAGCAATCTCAATTTTTCCGGTCGCGTCTTCGACGTCGTCATCTTTTGGGACACAGCGGACTATCTACCCGAACCTTTGATAGCGCCTGTGCTGGCCCGCATCCACAAAGTTCTACAGCCCGGCGGACTCATGCTCGCCTTCTTTCATCAGACAAGCAGCCCGGAGACCTTCTTTTGTCGCTATCATCTGACCGATAACGACGTAGTCGAGATGCAGCGCGCAGGAAACTATCCTCTGCTCAACATATTCAACAATCGCAAGATCGAAAACCTGTTTAGTGCATTTAGTAACTTCCGATTCTTCCTCGCCAAAGACAGTCTGCGCGAGGTCATCATCACGCGCTAA
- a CDS encoding APC family permease, which translates to MGSKQTITKPQSNRVRLVVASSVMLTFISFWRAAAIVLNDLGSSAFYAGGIAEEAVGKAAPWFILGVMLFSFAVRAVYVESCSMFTRGGVYRIVKEALGGTFAKLSVSALMFDYILTGPISGVSAGQYIVGLLNEVLRLCAAHHWAVKLVLHPSGSARQLPVDGTSAAIAGLITIYFWWQNTKGIEESSDKALKVMKITTVMVVILLTWGIFSAIHVGAHLPPWPTPDNLHFSKDALGFLKHTGFMRSLGLFGVLMAFGHSVLAMSGEESLAQVNREIEHPKLKNLKRAAIVIAIYSFIFTGIGTLLAVMLIPDTVRVPVYRDNLIAGMAMFMVGPLAVRIGFRVFVVIVGFLILGGAVNTAIVGSTGVLMRVAEDGVLSDWFRKPQRKYGTSYRIVNLVAGLQVFTILVTRGNVIMLGEAYAFGVIWSFTFNALAMLVLRWKYKGERGWKVPLNIRIGKTEIPLGLLSVFLVLLTTAIVNLFTKSVATVSGIIFAAAFFVIFSLSERDNKRRHDLTTMQMKEHFQLEHQDNVGREALEIRPGAVVVTMRDSAAPFALKWALTHTNTDDQDLVVLAARMMGAGGPEYVDASEQLFSEHEQMLFTKAVSVAESFGKHISLLVVPAGDIFSALVQTANSLDAAAVVSGLSTKLTAEEQAYHVGQAWEALPEPKRQFTFYVIKPDGESLSFHIGPHAPTIEPHEVQLVHRLWLNIRRAPDMQDLHHSDILAYALTRMATEFARDKQGTLKDLQRCIDESHHRRGLGGSRHEELDEAGPGYAIRAPKTAPIAEEDNVTIVKSK; encoded by the coding sequence ATGGGATCTAAACAGACGATTACTAAGCCGCAATCGAACCGCGTCCGCCTGGTCGTGGCGTCGTCGGTGATGCTCACCTTTATTTCGTTCTGGCGAGCTGCGGCGATTGTGCTGAACGACCTGGGATCATCGGCATTTTACGCGGGCGGCATCGCGGAGGAGGCAGTGGGCAAGGCTGCGCCGTGGTTCATTCTGGGCGTGATGCTGTTCAGCTTTGCAGTGCGTGCGGTGTATGTCGAGAGCTGCAGCATGTTCACGCGCGGCGGCGTGTACCGAATTGTGAAGGAGGCGCTGGGCGGAACGTTTGCGAAGCTGAGCGTGTCGGCGCTGATGTTCGACTACATTCTGACTGGGCCGATCTCAGGTGTTTCGGCGGGGCAATATATTGTCGGGTTGCTGAATGAGGTGTTGCGGCTTTGCGCGGCGCACCATTGGGCTGTCAAGCTGGTGCTGCATCCCAGCGGCTCGGCTCGGCAGTTGCCGGTGGATGGAACTTCCGCCGCGATTGCGGGGCTTATCACCATCTACTTCTGGTGGCAAAACACGAAGGGGATTGAGGAGTCGAGCGACAAGGCTCTGAAGGTGATGAAGATCACGACTGTGATGGTTGTGATTCTGCTTACGTGGGGAATTTTTTCGGCGATTCATGTTGGGGCACATCTTCCGCCGTGGCCTACGCCGGACAATCTTCACTTCAGCAAGGATGCTCTGGGATTTTTGAAGCACACAGGATTCATGCGGTCGTTGGGCCTGTTCGGTGTGCTGATGGCGTTTGGACACTCGGTGCTGGCGATGAGCGGTGAAGAATCATTAGCTCAGGTAAACCGCGAGATCGAGCATCCGAAGTTGAAGAATTTGAAGCGCGCCGCGATTGTTATTGCGATCTACAGCTTCATCTTCACGGGTATCGGCACGCTGCTGGCGGTGATGCTGATTCCGGATACGGTGCGGGTGCCGGTCTATCGAGATAACCTGATCGCTGGAATGGCGATGTTCATGGTGGGGCCGCTGGCGGTTCGAATCGGCTTCCGCGTCTTTGTGGTGATCGTGGGATTCCTGATTCTTGGCGGGGCAGTCAATACGGCGATCGTGGGTTCGACCGGCGTACTGATGCGAGTGGCTGAGGATGGGGTGCTGTCGGACTGGTTTCGTAAGCCGCAGAGAAAATATGGGACCAGTTATCGCATTGTGAACCTGGTTGCAGGGCTGCAGGTGTTCACGATTCTTGTAACTCGGGGCAACGTGATCATGCTGGGCGAGGCATATGCGTTTGGCGTGATCTGGAGCTTTACCTTCAATGCGCTCGCAATGCTGGTGTTGCGGTGGAAGTACAAGGGCGAACGTGGCTGGAAGGTTCCCCTGAATATTCGAATCGGGAAGACAGAGATTCCTTTGGGGCTCCTTTCTGTCTTCCTGGTGTTGCTTACTACGGCAATTGTCAATTTATTTACAAAGTCGGTAGCTACGGTAAGTGGAATTATCTTTGCGGCTGCATTCTTTGTAATTTTTTCTCTGTCGGAGAGAGATAACAAACGTCGTCACGATCTAACCACGATGCAGATGAAGGAACATTTTCAGCTGGAGCATCAGGATAATGTGGGACGTGAGGCGTTGGAGATTCGTCCAGGCGCAGTCGTGGTGACGATGCGCGACTCCGCTGCACCGTTTGCGCTGAAGTGGGCTTTGACGCATACCAATACGGACGATCAGGATCTGGTGGTGCTGGCTGCTCGAATGATGGGCGCGGGCGGACCGGAGTATGTAGATGCGTCGGAACAGTTATTCAGCGAACATGAGCAGATGCTATTTACCAAGGCGGTGTCTGTCGCTGAGAGCTTTGGGAAACATATTTCTTTGCTGGTAGTTCCTGCCGGAGATATTTTTTCGGCGCTGGTACAGACGGCTAACTCGCTGGATGCAGCGGCGGTGGTCTCTGGACTATCGACCAAGCTTACTGCCGAGGAGCAGGCTTATCACGTTGGCCAGGCGTGGGAGGCGCTGCCTGAGCCGAAGCGGCAATTTACTTTTTATGTGATCAAACCGGATGGTGAGTCCCTGAGCTTCCACATCGGACCACATGCCCCTACGATTGAGCCGCACGAAGTACAGCTTGTGCATCGTCTGTGGCTCAATATTCGACGCGCGCCGGATATGCAGGACCTTCACCACAGTGACATACTCGCCTATGCTCTGACCCGCATGGCGACTGAGTTTGCGCGAGATAAACAAGGAACGCTGAAGGATCTGCAAAGGTGCATTGATGAGTCTCATCATCGTCGCGGGCTGGGGGGCTCGCGGCATGAGGAACTCGATGAAGCTGGACCTGGATATGCGATCCGCGCTCCAAAAACAGCACCTATAGCAGAAGAAGATAATGTCACTATTGTTAAATCAAAGTAG
- the lnt gene encoding apolipoprotein N-acyltransferase has product MRLIPPRLWAMAVLSGILQVLPFPIAGPVPLWRTTFCWVALLPLIWAILANDKNNNPLTIRQGAALGYLCGFLWYMGNCYWIYQTMYLYGGLAKPISAGILILFCLYLGLYHALFAALLAALRTRFSRQTTLLFVPVVWVAVELARARITGLPWDLLGIAQVDNPMLTRLAPITGAYGLSFVIAAVNALWLVRIRLRERRYTRPALTVAGVIIVVVYILGLRLIANPKPSPTSATATLVQENLEVGAANTGPQPTSQQLLDSFSYLSRRPSTKFLLGIPELPGTQTVFLLRQHALDEGTDSSATVPIPTDLIVWPEAPSGFFTTDPNFHQRMNELAASSQALLIIGSIGIVPNPDTHSDRPYFKYDSAAIFTPDGSSPARYDKIHLVPWGEYIPFKSFFFFASKLTAGAGDMDRGSNRTVFSFRGHNYGTFVCYESIFGDEIRQFVKNGAEVLVNISDDGWYGDTSAAWQHLNMVRMRAIENHRWILRSTNTGVTAAINPYGHVTAALPRHLRSSLRVHFGYEQDLTFYASHGDLFAYACALLTTLGLAFSLRSRIAKQ; this is encoded by the coding sequence ATGCGACTTATCCCCCCGCGACTCTGGGCCATGGCCGTGTTATCCGGCATCCTCCAGGTTTTACCCTTTCCCATCGCGGGGCCCGTGCCTCTCTGGCGAACCACCTTCTGCTGGGTCGCACTTCTTCCTCTCATTTGGGCGATTCTTGCTAACGACAAGAACAACAACCCACTTACCATCCGTCAGGGCGCAGCCCTCGGTTACCTCTGCGGCTTTCTCTGGTACATGGGCAACTGCTACTGGATCTACCAGACGATGTATCTCTACGGCGGCCTCGCCAAGCCCATCTCCGCCGGCATTCTCATCCTCTTCTGTCTCTACCTCGGCCTCTATCACGCTCTCTTCGCAGCCCTCCTCGCCGCACTCCGAACTCGGTTCAGCCGTCAGACCACCCTGCTCTTCGTCCCCGTCGTCTGGGTAGCCGTAGAACTCGCCCGCGCCCGTATCACCGGTCTCCCGTGGGATCTTCTCGGCATCGCCCAGGTCGACAACCCCATGCTTACCCGCCTCGCTCCCATCACCGGAGCCTACGGCCTCTCCTTCGTCATCGCCGCGGTCAACGCCCTCTGGCTGGTTCGCATCCGCCTCCGCGAGCGACGCTACACTCGCCCCGCGCTCACCGTTGCAGGCGTCATCATCGTCGTCGTCTACATCCTTGGCCTGCGCCTCATTGCAAACCCGAAGCCATCGCCCACGTCCGCAACCGCAACACTCGTGCAGGAAAATCTCGAAGTAGGAGCTGCCAACACCGGCCCGCAACCCACCAGCCAGCAGCTCCTCGACTCCTTCTCCTATCTCAGCCGCCGCCCCTCCACAAAGTTCCTCCTCGGAATCCCCGAACTTCCAGGCACGCAGACTGTCTTCCTCCTCCGTCAGCACGCGTTGGACGAAGGGACCGATTCCAGTGCGACTGTGCCGATACCAACCGACCTCATCGTCTGGCCCGAAGCGCCTTCAGGCTTCTTCACGACTGACCCCAACTTCCACCAGCGCATGAACGAACTCGCCGCCTCCAGCCAGGCGCTGTTGATCATCGGCAGCATCGGCATCGTTCCAAATCCCGATACCCATAGCGACCGCCCGTACTTCAAATATGACTCCGCAGCCATCTTCACTCCCGATGGCAGCTCCCCGGCCCGTTACGACAAGATCCATCTCGTCCCCTGGGGAGAGTACATTCCCTTCAAGAGCTTTTTCTTCTTCGCCAGCAAACTCACCGCGGGCGCCGGCGACATGGATCGCGGCTCCAACCGCACCGTCTTCTCCTTCCGCGGGCATAACTACGGCACCTTTGTCTGTTACGAGTCCATCTTCGGCGACGAGATCCGTCAGTTTGTCAAAAATGGCGCAGAGGTTCTAGTCAATATCTCCGACGACGGCTGGTACGGCGACACCAGCGCCGCATGGCAACACCTCAACATGGTCCGCATGCGCGCCATCGAAAACCATCGCTGGATCCTCCGCTCCACCAACACCGGCGTCACCGCAGCCATTAACCCTTACGGCCACGTCACCGCCGCTCTCCCGCGTCACTTGCGCTCCAGCCTGCGCGTCCACTTCGGCTACGAGCAAGACCTCACCTTTTACGCCTCCCACGGAGACCTCTTCGCCTACGCCTGCGCCCTCCTCACCACACTTGGCCTCGCCTTCAGCCTCCGCAGTCGTATTGCAAAGCAGTAA
- a CDS encoding SGNH/GDSL hydrolase family protein — MWIYKIVLGPLLLAQGRTMRRTARRLAEAAGERTGVILAEGNQSELKLLFVGDSTMAGVGVQNQKAALAFQIAAILAKELGRSVRWQLIAKSGLNTSQAFEFVREQELLPADVIVTALGVNDVTSQRTSRQFVEDYEILIHELLRRTGAQFAVINGLPPLHLTPAAPQPLRWYLGRCAHLLDVHLRQWIAPQRNIAYVSLQWASNPKEMAADGFHPGESQYRQWADLVAETIINLMPKQTLENQAAR; from the coding sequence ATGTGGATCTACAAGATCGTTCTTGGCCCCCTTCTCTTAGCCCAGGGTCGAACAATGCGCCGAACGGCTCGTCGTCTGGCTGAAGCGGCAGGCGAACGGACTGGTGTCATCTTGGCTGAAGGCAATCAGTCGGAGTTGAAGCTGCTCTTTGTAGGGGACTCGACGATGGCTGGAGTCGGTGTTCAAAATCAGAAGGCTGCCCTGGCTTTTCAAATTGCCGCCATTCTTGCAAAGGAACTCGGCCGGTCTGTTCGATGGCAGCTCATCGCCAAGTCGGGTCTCAATACCAGCCAGGCTTTCGAGTTTGTGAGAGAGCAGGAGCTTTTGCCAGCCGATGTAATCGTGACGGCACTCGGGGTCAACGACGTCACTTCGCAGAGGACTTCGCGTCAGTTCGTTGAGGACTATGAAATCCTGATCCACGAACTTTTACGTCGGACTGGAGCACAGTTCGCGGTGATCAATGGTCTGCCTCCGCTGCACCTTACCCCTGCTGCTCCTCAACCACTTCGTTGGTACCTGGGGAGATGTGCGCATTTGCTGGACGTACACCTTCGACAATGGATCGCCCCTCAGCGCAATATCGCATATGTCTCGCTTCAATGGGCCTCCAATCCAAAGGAGATGGCGGCAGATGGCTTCCATCCCGGCGAAAGCCAATACAGACAGTGGGCAGACTTAGTTGCAGAAACTATCATCAACCTAATGCCTAAGCAAACCCTTGAAAACCAGGCCGCCAGATGA
- the prfB gene encoding peptide chain release factor 2 (programmed frameshift): protein MLSDFEYSYSPVRDKVRALREYLDSARLRRELSISEEKIADPTVWADASRSQPLMRERKRLETLLADDAELARRSDDIEAYFDLAREGENTEPDLAREIPALLDFAEKLESKTMLSEETDPLNAIVTVHPGAGGTESQDWAEMLMRMYIRWGERQSFKVEINEIQDGDEAGIKSATFTITGDFAFGLLSGETGVHRLVRISPFDSAKRRHTSFASVFVSPEIDDTIVIDIKTEDLRIDTYRSGGKGGQHVNTTDSAVRITHIPTGLVTGCQNERSQHKNKERAMKMMRSKLYEYELDKKKATARKLEDSKLDIKFGSQIRSYVLQPYRMAKDLRTRVEVGDVDKVLDGDLEPFIRGYLRMRREGNFPAEAEDDDVA, encoded by the exons ATGCTCTCTGACTTCGAATACTCTTACTCCCCGGTCCGTGACAAAGTGCGCGCTCTGCGGGAGTATCTT GACTCGGCCCGACTCCGCCGCGAACTCTCCATCAGTGAAGAGAAGATAGCCGACCCCACCGTCTGGGCCGACGCCTCGCGTTCTCAGCCCCTCATGCGCGAGCGCAAACGCCTTGAAACTCTACTCGCCGACGACGCCGAACTGGCCCGCCGCTCCGACGACATCGAAGCCTACTTCGACCTAGCCCGCGAAGGCGAAAACACCGAGCCCGACCTCGCCCGCGAGATCCCCGCTCTGCTCGACTTCGCCGAAAAACTCGAATCCAAAACCATGCTCTCGGAGGAGACAGATCCCCTCAACGCTATCGTCACCGTCCACCCAGGTGCCGGCGGTACAGAGTCTCAGGACTGGGCCGAGATGCTCATGCGCATGTACATCCGCTGGGGCGAGCGCCAAAGCTTCAAGGTCGAGATCAACGAGATTCAGGACGGCGACGAGGCCGGCATCAAATCCGCCACCTTCACCATCACTGGCGACTTCGCCTTCGGCCTGTTAAGTGGAGAGACGGGGGTTCATAGGCTGGTCCGCATCTCACCCTTCGACTCCGCCAAGCGCCGCCACACCAGCTTCGCCAGCGTCTTCGTCTCGCCCGAGATCGACGACACCATCGTCATCGACATCAAGACCGAAGACCTCCGCATCGACACCTACCGCTCCGGCGGCAAAGGCGGCCAGCACGTCAACACCACCGACTCCGCTGTCCGCATCACCCACATCCCCACCGGCCTCGTCACCGGATGCCAGAACGAGCGCTCCCAGCACAAGAACAAAGAGCGCGCCATGAAGATGATGCGCTCCAAGCTCTACGAGTACGAGCTAGACAAGAAGAAGGCCACAGCACGCAAGCTCGAAGACTCCAAGCTCGACATCAAGTTCGGCTCCCAGATACGCAGTTACGTCCTCCAGCCCTATCGCATGGCCAAGGACCTACGCACCCGAGTCGAAGTAGGCGACGTCGACAAGGTCCTCGACGGCGACCTCGAACCATTCATCCGCGGCTACCTCCGCATGCGCCGCGAGGGCAACTTCCCCGCCGAAGCCGAAGACGACGACGTGGCATGA
- a CDS encoding class I SAM-dependent methyltransferase, with protein sequence MSTSLPTKPDYGVDAPAVMRNFFLIGTACLLFAIFSPHILHLGPVELNARSFYWPAGFLLAEGFLFLLYVKVGKFRHSDFMLSLHQWRGDENVLDVGCGRGLLLAGAAKRIAALSGTGHATGIDVWSNVDMGGNSSAATQRNLDLEGISKYCTLVSQPAQTMSFPDATFDVIVSNLCIHNIYDKPTRLQALHQIIRVLKPGGIALLSDYKLTGEYARELAAAGLIVEKTRGSLITTFPPLTVVIARKPM encoded by the coding sequence TTGTCCACCTCGCTGCCAACGAAGCCCGACTACGGCGTAGACGCACCCGCCGTCATGCGCAACTTCTTTCTCATCGGCACCGCCTGCCTGCTCTTCGCGATCTTCTCGCCGCACATCCTTCACCTCGGTCCGGTCGAACTGAATGCCCGCAGCTTCTACTGGCCTGCAGGCTTTCTTCTTGCAGAAGGTTTTCTCTTCCTCCTTTACGTCAAGGTTGGAAAGTTTCGCCATAGCGATTTCATGCTCAGTCTCCACCAATGGCGTGGCGACGAAAATGTCCTCGACGTAGGCTGCGGACGCGGCCTTCTCCTCGCAGGAGCAGCCAAACGCATCGCCGCACTCTCAGGAACCGGCCACGCCACCGGCATCGACGTCTGGTCCAACGTCGACATGGGCGGCAACTCCTCCGCGGCCACCCAGCGCAACCTCGACCTTGAAGGCATCTCAAAATACTGCACCCTCGTCAGCCAGCCCGCACAAACAATGTCCTTCCCCGACGCCACCTTTGACGTCATCGTCTCCAACCTCTGCATCCACAATATCTACGACAAGCCAACCCGCCTTCAGGCACTTCACCAGATCATCCGCGTCCTCAAACCTGGCGGCATCGCACTCCTCTCCGACTACAAACTCACCGGTGAATACGCCAGAGAATTAGCCGCCGCCGGTCTCATCGTAGAAAAGACACGCGGTAGCCTGATCACCACCTTCCCGCCTCTCACCGTCGTAATTGCCCGCAAACCGATGTAA
- a CDS encoding DinB family protein, which produces MSISKPSTAKTNDKKKTPDEQAPLRKHLTALLHGGQAHATFDEVINDFPADLRGTVPSNLPYSAWQILDHLRITQRDILNFSAPPTGGYHGLKWPDEYWPKSPQPPASNSWDQCVAAIRSDAEHFHSLIEDPSSDLYKPFRWGDGQNLLREALLVADHNAYHLGELLVIRRLLGAWPR; this is translated from the coding sequence GTGAGCATATCCAAACCGAGCACAGCTAAGACCAACGACAAGAAGAAGACACCAGATGAACAGGCACCCTTGCGCAAACACTTGACCGCCCTTCTCCACGGCGGTCAGGCCCACGCCACCTTCGACGAAGTCATAAACGACTTTCCAGCCGATCTTCGCGGCACTGTCCCATCCAACCTCCCCTACTCCGCCTGGCAGATCCTCGATCATCTCCGCATCACACAGCGCGACATACTCAACTTCTCCGCACCCCCCACCGGCGGCTATCACGGCCTCAAGTGGCCGGACGAGTACTGGCCCAAGTCCCCGCAGCCACCCGCTTCCAACTCCTGGGACCAGTGCGTCGCCGCAATCCGCTCCGACGCTGAACACTTCCACTCGCTGATCGAAGATCCCAGCTCCGACCTCTACAAGCCCTTCCGCTGGGGCGACGGCCAGAATCTACTCCGCGAGGCTCTCCTCGTCGCCGACCACAACGCCTACCACCTCGGCGAACTGCTTGTCATCCGCCGTCTTTTAGGCGCATGGCCCAGATAG
- a CDS encoding CoA-binding protein, producing MNESEIIRSMLGATKENPRTIAVIGLSEDPSKPSHYVSAYMQQHGYRLYPINPSIPEVLGERSFASLSDLPIKPGIVNVFRLPKFIPAIVDDMIRLNLPNLWVQQGIVNLEAADRAEAAGIHVVMDRCIMVEHRHLTPR from the coding sequence ATGAACGAGTCAGAGATCATCCGCAGCATGTTAGGCGCCACCAAAGAGAACCCACGCACCATCGCGGTCATCGGCCTCTCGGAAGACCCTTCCAAGCCTAGCCACTATGTCTCCGCCTACATGCAGCAACACGGCTACAGGCTCTACCCCATCAACCCCTCCATCCCCGAAGTCCTCGGCGAAAGATCCTTCGCGTCACTCTCCGATCTCCCCATCAAGCCCGGCATCGTCAACGTCTTCCGCCTCCCAAAGTTCATACCCGCCATCGTCGACGATATGATCCGGCTAAACCTCCCCAACCTCTGGGTCCAGCAGGGAATCGTCAACCTTGAAGCAGCCGACCGCGCCGAAGCTGCAGGAATCCACGTCGTCATGGACCGCTGCATCATGGTCGAACACCGCCACCTGACACCCAGGTAA